Within Actinosynnema pretiosum, the genomic segment CGACGCGCTCTCGTGGTTCCGGGAGCCGTACCGCGCCACCACCGCGCCGGCGCCCAGCGGCCTGCCCGCCGCGATCGCCGCACTGGGGCGCGCGGCCAGCGCTGAGCTGACCGAGCCGACCCCGCTGCCGCCCCTGACCTGCCACTACTGGACCGACCACCTGCCCGCGCTCGACGCGCTGCTCTACCGGGCCGCGTCCCCGCTCACCCCGGCCGACCAGCGCGCCGCCCTGGTCGCGGTGCTGCGCGCCACGGTCGAGGCCGGGATGCACGACGAGCCCGGCCGGTGGCGCACCGTCGTGGTGCGCTGCCCGGAGACCACGCTGGCCAACGTCGCCCTGCCCACGGCAGACGGCTTCCTGGTCGTCCACTACCGCAAGCGGGACGAGGGCGGCGGCGTCATGCAGGCCACCGGGCTCCAGTTCACCCGCGAACCGGACAGCCCCACCCCGCCGCCGGGCATGGCCCTGCTGGAGTCGGACCCCGCGCGCGGCGCGCTGACCGGCGCGGACGTGCTGCGGTTCCTGGACGCGCTGGCCGAGCGCGGGCCCGCCCCGTGGCGGCCGGACGCCGGTCCCGCCCTGGCCGAGCTGACCGGCGCGGGCCGGGTGGCCGCGACGGCGCTGCTCACCGGGATGCCCGGCCTGCGCTTCCGGCCGAAGGTGTTCCTCGACGCCGCCGAGCGCGCGCTGGTCGGGCTGAGCAGCGCCGAGACCGCCTCGGCCTGCCCGGTCCTCGGCGCGCTGTCCGCCCGCCGGAGGCTGGCCCTGCTCGCCGCCGCCGTGCCCGCCGACCCGCTGGCGCTGTGGGACGCGGGCCCGGACGTCGAGTCCGTCGCACGGGTGTGGACCGACGCCTTCGGCAAGCGCGCGTCGCTGCCCGACGACCTCCAGGTCGTGGTCAACCGCGAGCTGTGGCACGACGACGAGCGGCGCCGGGTCTCCGACCTGCTCAACCCGGACCTGGCCCGCTGGCTGCACGTCGACGGCGAGACCACCCTCGTGGACGCCGAGCCGGTGGTCTCCGACGAGGCGGCCTTCGACGGCGACGACCTGTCCGGGGCGCCCGGCGCGCTGGCCTGGCTGGCCTACCGGCTGCCCGCCGCCTCGCCGCTGCGGCCCGCGCTGGCCCGCTCGCTCGACCTGGTCCGCGCGCGCCTGGCGCACGAGGGCTTCGCCTTCCTGCTCCGCGACCTCCAGGACGTCCAGGCGATCACCGACCTGACCGGCGTCGAGGTCGGCCCGGTCGGGGAGGTCGGCAGGCACCGGGAGTGGCTGGAGGTCGCCCGCTCGCACTTCAGCTTCTGCGCCCTGCTCGTGCGACCGGCCCTGCTCCGACCGCAGGACCAGCCGCTGCTCGACGCGCTCACCGAGGTCGTCCACAGCCGCTGGGACGTCGGCCGCCTGCGCCTGGCGCTCGACCCCGGCCTTGCCGCCGCCTGCGCCGTCACCGCGCCCGAGGGGACCGGTCCGGACGCGCACTTCCAGGACCCGACCTTCTCCGCGCCGCACCTGGTGGAGCAGGTCGCCGACCGGCACGGCCTGCCCGCCGACGCTGCGGCGCTCTACCTGCAACTGCTCGCCCTGCCGGACCCGACCGACGCGAACGTGGCGCGGTGGACCGGCTGGAAGCGCGCCCGCCTCACGAAGGCGCGGACCGCCCTCGCAGGCACCGACCTGGTCGTCGGCGGCAAGCGCTCCAGGGCCGGGCGCTCCCTGTTCCTGCCGGGCGGCTGGCTCGACCAGCGCAAACCCCGGCTGCCACTGGAGGTGTGGAAGACGTCGCTGTACGGCGGCGTCACCTACCCCGACCACTCGACGGGCGTGATCGCGCCCGCCGAACCCGTCGCCGACCTGTTCGCCCGCGCCTGGGAGCGCGTGCTGACCGGGGACGCGCCCGCCTACGACCAGCTCACGACCGGAGGAGACCGGTGACCGCCACCGCCGCCAGGATGATCACCGCAGGAGCCGTGCTGCCCGGCACCGACTCGACCGGTGAGGACCGCGACACGATCACCGCCCGCCACTACGGGCACCCGGCGCTCGGCGAGCGCGTGGTCGTCAAGCTCGTGCCGAGCGTGCTCGGCAAGGCCGAGGACCTGACCGCCGAGTTCCTCGGCTTCAGCGCCCCCTCCCGCGTGGAGGGCGTGGGCACCGGCAAGCGCGAGGCGCTGGGCTTCCCGGCGTGGGCGCTGGTCAACGACCCGGCCAACGGCCACCACGCGCTCAACCTCGTCAAGGACGTGCAGCGCCTGGCCAGGATGGCGCGCTCCCGCGCGGGCGCCGCCAAGGACGGGTTCACCGCCCTCGGCGACATGCTCGGCCGCTCCGCCCCGCACTTCCTGCCCACCTTCTACGAGCAGGCAGGCCGCGCGTTCCTGGAGCACGGCAACACCACCTACGCGGCCACCATGTTCGGCAAGGCGCGCGAGGCGGAGGAGGTGCACGACCTCGAGGTCGACAACGCCCGCACCCGCGAGGTGTTCCTGGAGTTCGCGTTCGCGGGCGCGCTGACCGCCAAGGCGCTGTCGGCGCACGCGAAGGTGCTGCTCAAGCGGGCCGACCCGGTGGAGGCGTACGAGGGCTTCCTCACCCTGTGCGTCGAGCGCACCAGGGGCGGCCTGCCCCCGTACACCGGGATGCCCGAGGACCTCAAGCGCCTGGTCAAGGCCGCGAAGCTGGACCAGGCCGAGCAGGACGAGCGGCTGCTGACCGCCCTGCTCGACAGCGCCTCGATCCCGCGCGCGGGCCAGGGCTTCTGGAAGCACTACCGCACCGCGCTGGTGCGCATGGCCACCGCCGACCCGGAGGTGCGCTCGCACCTGCTCACGTTCGTGCCGTCCGCGTCGGCCGCGCTGCCGCTGTGGCTGGACATCGTCACCGCCTGCGGCGCGACCCGCGCGTACACCGACCCGGTGGAGACCGCGCCCGCCGCGCCCCGGCCCGCCGCCGAGTGGCTCTCCGACGTCATCGCCGTCAGCCACAGCAACTGGGGCGCCCAGCCGCGCCTGCCGAAGCTGCTCGAACTGGCCGAGGCCATGGCCCCGAGGCTCGTCGCCGACGGCCACGAGGTGCGCCTGCTGCTCGGCTGGCGCTTCTACGCGCTCGACCTGCTCGACCTGCTGCTCACCGAGGGCGTCCCGATCGCCGAGCCCAAGCGCAGGGACATCGACTACCAGGTCGGCTCCTGGCTGGGCGACGACGAGCCCGGCGCCCGCGACCTCGCCGCCGTCGCCGCCTCCCGGTTCGTCGACCGGCTCGGCGACGGCGTCTACAACTGCCTGCGCGCCAGAACCGACAAGGGCCTGACCACGGTGGACGCGCTGCTCCAGGTGCTCGCCGTGCCCGGCCTGCGCACCGCGCTCTCCGCGTGGAACACCGCCAGGGCCGCCGACGACGCCCCGCGCGGCCTGCCCGCGCTGGGGGAGCGGCTGGAGCAGCTGAGCGTCCTGGCCGTGCCCGAGGTGTTCGCCGACACCCCCGAGGTCGCCCAGGCCTTCGCCGACACCGACGTCCCCCAGGTCCTCGCCGACACGCTGCGCGCCGGCCTGTTCGACGAGCTGGGCTGGCCCGCCCTGGAGGAGGCCGTCCGGGCGCTGGAGGCCGAGAAGATCAAGGACGACCCCGGCGTCGTCCTCGCGGGCGGGGCCTGGCCGGTGCTGGTGCTGCGCCGCGCCGAGAAGTTCGTGGTCGTCGGCCCGGACGGGGTGCTCGCCGAGCACCAGGCCCGCATCCCCGCCGACCTGCGCCACCGCTGGTCGTTCGAGCCCACCGGCACCTGGCACGACGGGGCGCTGCTGGTGCGCTGGCAGGGCCCGGACGAGGAGCTGGGCTACTGGAGCGACGCGCCCAGCAAGATCTTCCAGACCAACCGCGAGAACAGCTACTACGGCGGCTCCACCCCGGAGCCCGCGATCACCACGCCCGCGGGCCTGTTCACCGGCGGCAGGCTGCTCCAGCGCGGCGACACGCACATCCCCTCGCCCCGGCGGGTCTACGGCGACGGCGCCAACCTGTGGGCCCTCGGGCCCCTGCCCGAGGGCGGCCAGGGCCTGGTCGAGGTCGACCCGGCCACCGGCGAGCTCGGCCGGGCGAGCCTGCCCGCGTTCCTGGAGGACTTCGCCGCCGACGGCGCCTCGCTGAACGTGCACTCCTGCAGCCTGCGCCCGTCCGTCCCGGCCACCACCGGCAGCCCGCTGGGCGAGGCGAACGGCCTGCACGGCTGGCGGGTGCGCCGCCAGGCCGACAAGTCCTGGCTGGCCGAGGGCGTCGACGGCAGGCGGGTGCACCTGACCGACGGCGAGCGCTACGCGCCGGTCGGGCAGCTCGCCCTGCCCGGTGGCGGCAAGCTCACCCTCGTGTCGCACTACCGGACCATCGACCTGCTCGACGAGCACGGCGTCGTCGTGGGCTCCCTGGACGGCGTCGGCCAGCAGCACGCGGACTACTCGGCGGGCACCCCGCTGATGCCGCCGATGGGCTGGTGGCACGTGCTGCGCCCGCGCGACGAGGCCGGTTCGGCGGCGCTGCGCGCGGTCACCCGCGAGGCCGCCGAGGCCCTGCTCGCCGCCGCGGTCGCCGAGGCCGCGCTGCCGAAGGAGGAGCGCGACGAGCTGCCCACCGCGCACCGCTGGCGGCTGGGCGCGCTGCTGCGCCGCGTGCGCGGTGAGAAGGCCCCGCGCGACCTGGTCGCGGAGGCCGTCGCCGGGGCGCTGCCCGGCCTGACCCACCCGGCGCTGGTCGTCGGCGTGTCCGACCTGGTGCGCCGGGCCGCGAAGCTGCTGGTGGGCTACCGGGCGTTCGCGCCGGTCGCCGAGGCGGCCCGCACCACCGACCTGGACGCGCTCGCCCCGAGCGGCCCGGTCGTGAGCGCGGAGGCCGTCGAGGGCGCGCTCGACTGGTTCGGCGGTTACCGCTACCGGTCCGGCCACTCCGGCGCGACGACGCTGCCCGAGCTGATCGCCGCGCTCGGGCAGGCCGCCGCCGGTCCCGCCCTGGCGAAGGCGCTGCCGCACCCGGACAGCACCACCTGGCACAAGGTGCTGCCCGAGCTGCCCGCGCTGCTGCACCGCGCGGCCTCGCCGCTCACCCCCGAGCCGGAGCGGGAGGCCCTGGTCCTGCTGCTGCGCTCGCTCGCCGACGCCGGACTGGTCGACGGCACCGGCCGCTGGCGCGTGGTCGGGATCAACCTCCCGGTGAAGACCCAGCTGACCAAGCACGCCGTGCTCCCGCTGGGCGGCGGCTTCGCCACGTTCACCACCAACAGCGGCTCCCGCGAGGACGACACCTACCTGGTGGAGGGCCTCCAGTTCAGCCCCGAGCCGGGCCGGTTCGCCCTGCCGCCCAAGGCCACGCTGTCCTACTCGCGCGAGCTGCGCGGCGCCCTGACCGGCGCGGACGTGCTGCGGTTCCTGGACGTGCTCGCCGAGCGCGGCCCCGCGCCGTGGCGCGCCGACGCCCCCGAGGAGCTGGCCGGGCTGACCGGCCTCGGCACCTCGGTGTCGGCGCTGCTGCTCGCCGGGATGCCCGAGATCGAGACCTGGGGCGCGAACTTCCTGACCACCGAGCAGCGCAAGCTCATCGGCCTGTCCGCCGCCGAGCTCAAGGCCGCCAGGCAGGGCCTGCGCGACACCGACAAGCGGTTCCGCCGCGAGCTGCTCGCCGCCGCCGTGCCCGCCGACCCGGTGGCGCTGTGGGAGGGCGGCCCGGACGTCGAGGCCGTCGCTCGGGTGTGGGTGGACGCGCGCGGCAGGCGCGTGCAGGTGCCCGACGACGTGCTGCTGGACGCCAGCAAGTCGCTGACCGGCCGCTCGCCGGAGACCACGCTCGCCGCGCTGCTCAACCCCGAGCGCACCGAGTGGCTCACCACCGACGCGCGGATGCACATCGTCGAGAACAACCTGAAGATGCGCGAGAGCGAGGGCTTCACCGGCCACCACCTGACGGTGTCCCTGGAGGCGCTGACCTGGCTGGCCTACCGGCTGCCCGCGGCCTCGCCGCTGCGCTCGCGGCTGCCCGTCGCGCTGGAGCTGGTGCGCGCCCGCAACGCCAGCCGGGACCTGGCGATCCAGCTCGGCACGTGGCGTGAGACGGTGGCCGTGGAGAAGATGCTCGGCATCACCGCCGACCGCACGATCGGCGCGATCACGAACCACGGGGGGTGGCTGGACGTGGTCACCACCTCCGAGGAGTACTGCACCCTGATCGCGTGGCCCGCGCGGGTGCGCCCGCAGGACCGGGCCGTGTTCCAGGCGCTGGCCGAGCAGTCGTACTCGTCGGACGTCATCGCCTGCGGCGACCTGCTCGCCACCGACGGGCTGACCGCGCTGTGCGCGGCGGTCGCGCCCGAGGGCACCGACCCGGAGGTGTTCTTCCAGGACCCGGCGTTCTCGGTCCCGCACCTGGTCGAGCAGGCGGCCGAGCGGTTCGGCCTGTCCGCCGACGCGGCCGTGCTGTACCTCCAGCTGCTGGCCCTTCCCGACCCGACCGACGCCAACACGGCCCGGTGGACCGGGTGGAAGCCCGCGCGGCTGAAGAAGGCGCGCGCCGAGCTGGCCGAGACCGACCTGGTGCTCAGCGCCAAGCGGGCGCGGGCGGGCCGGTCGCTGTTCCTGCCGGGCGGCTGGTCGGACCTGAAGAAGCCGCACCTGCCGGTGGAGACGTGGAAGGCCGCGATGTTCGACGTGGCCTTCGGCTACGAACCGGCCAAGCGCGGCGGCGCGATCGTCCCGGTCGAGCCGGTGGCGGCCCTGTTCGAGCGCGCCTGGCGGCGCGTGCTCGACGGCGACGCCCCGGCCTACGAGGAGCTGCGCACCGGGAGCCGCCGATGACGTCCCCCGCCACCGGTCCGACCGCGTCCGGGGCGTCCCCCGGCGGTCGGACCGGTGGCGCCCACGACGCGGTCACCGCCCGGCGCCGGTCCCACCCGGTGCTCGGCGACCGCGTCGTGGTCCGGCTCGTGCCGGAGTCGCTGGCCGAGGCCGAGGAGGTCCTGGCGGGCCTCCTCGGCTTCACCCCGCCCACGCGGGTCCGGCCGGTCGAGGGGGCCGTCGTCCCCGAACCGGGGGACCGGTCGGCCGGGGGCGGCCCGGCGTACGTCGAGTACGTCCTGGACCTGGTCGCCGACCCGGCCGGGCTGGTCCCGCTGGTCAGGGCGAGGCCGGGCGCGGCCAGGGCCGGGTTCGCCCGGCTGGGGGAGCTGCTGGCGCACGTGGACCCGAGCCTGCTGCCGGTGTTCCACGAGCGGGCGGGCCGGGTGTTCCTCGCGGCGGGCAGCCCCACCTCGGCGGCGGCGATGTTCGACCGGGCGCGGGAGGCGGAGCGCGAGCACGCCCTGCCCGTGGACCTCGACCGGTCGCGGGCGGTGTTCCTGGAGTTCTCGCTGGCGGGCGCGGTCACCGCGAAGGCGCTGACCGCGCACGCCAGGTCCCTGCTCGAACACCCCGACCGGGCGCGCGCGCACGAGGCGTTCTTCGCCCTGTGCGTGGACCGGGTCCGGGCGGGGCTGGCCCCGCACCCGACGATGCCCGCCGAGCTGGCCAGGTTGGCGCGCGCGGCGGGCGCGGACGCGCAGGCCGAGCAGGAGCGCCTGCTGGCGGCGGTCCTGGCCTGCCCGGCGACGACCAGGGCTCCCCGGTCGTTCTGGACCCACCACCACGCCGCGCTGACCCGGCTGTCCGCGCGGGCCCTGGAGACCAGGGCGCACCTGCTGGCGGCCGTCCCGGCGCTCCCGGACGCGGTCCCGGCCTGGCTGGAGGCGGTGGCGGCCAGCGGCGCCACCGCCGCGTACACCACCCCCGACGGAACCGCCCCGCTCCCGGCCGCGCACTGGTTGTCGCGGGTCATCGCGGCCACCGGCGGCGGTCCGGCGCGCGTCCCGGCGCTGCTGGACCTGGTGGAGGAGCTGGCGCTCAGGCTCGTGGCGGACGCCCTGCCGGTGCGGACCCCGGACTTCCCCGCGCTCGACCTCCTGGACCTGCTCCTGGCCCGAGGCGTCCCACTCGACCTGGTCGCCGGGCCGCCCGACGCGGTGGGCGCCGAGCACCGGCTGGCCCGCTGGCTGTCCTGCGCCGAGCCGGGCCGCCGCGACCTGCTGGCGCTGGCGGGTTCGGAGCACGGCGTCGCGCTGGGCGCGGCCGTGCACGCCCACCTGCGCGCCACCACCCACCGGGGTCCGGCCACCACCGACGCGCTGCGCGAGGTGCTGGCCGTCCCCGGCCTGCGCCGGGCGCTGACCCGGTGGATCACCGCCCAGTCCGACCCCCTCCCGCGCGGCCTCCCCGAGCTGGCCAGGTTGCTTGACCGGGTGCGCCCGGTGGCCAGGCCGGAGGTGTTCGCGGACGCCCCGGAGGCCGCCGAGTCGCTGGCCGCCGCGGACGTCGCGGGCGCGCTGGCGGCGACCCTGCGCGCGGGCGTGCTGGACGAGCTGGGCTGGCCCGCGCTGGACCGGGCGGCCCACGCCCTCGGCGAGGGCGTCCGCGCGGTGGGCGGCGACTGGCCGGAGCTGCTGCTGCGCAGGGGCGACGCGGGCGCGCTGGTGGGCCCGGACGCCGTGCTCGCCGAGCACACCCCCCGCCCCCCGAGCGCGAAGCGCCCGGCAGCACCCGCTCCCGCCCCGGTCGGCCTCCCCGACGCCGCTCCCGAGGCCCACCGCTCCCCGTCCGGCGCGACCCCGTGGCCTGTGATCACCGGCGAGCCGCCCGCCCCGCCGCCCGCGGTCCGTCCGGGCGCGCCCCTCCCCGGTTTCTTCGCCGACTTCGTCGCCGAGGGCGCCGACCTGGACCTGTCCCGCTCCGACCTGCGCTCGTCCACCCCGGCCACCACCGGGAGCCCGCTGGGCGAGCGCGACGGCAAGCACGGCTGGCGACTCCGCAGGAACCGCGACGGATCGTGGACCGGCGAGTCCGTCACCGGCGCCCGAACCCACCTCCCGGCGACCTCCCCACCCCCGCTGGGCCTGCTCGACCTCCCCGGCGGGGCGCGGCTGACCGTGCTGGACGCGGGCCGCTGCCCGTCCGCCCCGCACTGCCGCAGGCTCACCCTGCTGGACGCGGAGGCGGTGGAACGCGCCGAACTGCACCTCAACCACGACCGCCACCACGCCGCGGGCACCCCGCTCCTGCCGCCCCTCGCGTGGTGGCACGTGCTGCGCCCACGAGACGAGCCCGGTTCGGCCGCGCTGCGCGAGGTGACCGCGCAGCAGGCCGAGGCGATCCTCGCGGCGGCCCTGTCCGACGGCGACCACGCCCTGCCGGGCACCCCGCCCCACCCCACCCCGTCCCACCCCGCCCCGACCACCGCGCCCACCACCCGCCCCGGCCACCCCGACCCGGTGGCGGAAGCCGTGACGGCCGCGCTCCCCGCCGTCACCGACCCGGCCCTGATCACGGGCGTGGCGGCGCTGGCCCGCCACGCGGCGACCCTGCTGACGGGCTTCCGGGCGTTCACCCCGATCGCCGAGGCGGCCCGCACCGCGGACCCGAACGCCCTGCCCACGGCGGGAACGGCGGCAACCGAGACCACGCTGGCCGCCAGCCTGTTCTGGTTCGGCCGCCCCCACTGGCCGGGCCACCAGGGCACCCGCCCCCTGACCGAGCTGATCACCGCCCTGGGCGAGCTGACCACAACTCCCGAGACCGCGGACCCCACGGCTCCGGTCACTTCGGCGGCACCAGTGGCTCCGGTGGCATCGGTGGCTCCGGCCACTCCGGCGACATCGGCGGCACCAGTGGCTCCGGCGGCACCGGTCACTCCGGCGGCTCCGGTTGCTCCGGCGGCTCCGGTTGCTCCGGCAGCGCCAACGGCCCCCGCCAACACCCACACAGCCGCAGTTCCCACCGCCGCCCCAGCCCTCACCGCAGCCGGTTCCCCGCCCACTCGCGACACCGCCGCGCCTGCTGCCACCAAGTCCGGTCCCGCCGAGTCCGGTCCCGCCGCGCCCGCCTCGGCCGGGCCCGACGTCGCTGCGCCTGCCGCCGCCGGGTCCGGTCTTGCCGCGCCCGCCTCGGCCAAGTTCGACGTCGCTGCGCCTGCTGCCGTTGAGTCCGGTCCCGCCGCGTCCACGTCGGCTGAGCCCGACGTCGCTGCGCCTGCCGCCGCCGGGTCCGGTCCCGCCGCGCCCACCTCGGCCGAGCCCGACACCGCCGCCCCCACCCCTACCCCCGGCGCGGAGCTGGCCAAACCCGCCCCGTCCGCCGCCGCCTCCTCCCTCCCCCTTGGCTTCGCCGGAACCGCCCTCGGCCAGCGCTTCGCCCGCCTGGCCGGTGGTCGCGCCCCCAAGCCCGCCGACTCCCGCCCCCTCCCGCCCGCGGCCCCGGCGGGCTGGCACGCCGCGCTGCCCGACCTCGGCGCTCTCCTGCACCGGGCCGCCTCCCCGCTCACCCCGCCCCCGCACCGGGACGCCCTCGTCGGGTTCCTGCGCGCCCTGGTGCGCGCCGGCCTGGTCGACGGGTCGCGGCGGTGGCGGGTCGTCGCCTTCGAGCTGCCCTCCCGGTTCGCCCCGCCGCCGCACCGCGCCACCCCGCTCGCCGACGGCTTCGTCGCGTTCTTCGAGCGCCGCGTCCGCCGCAACGGCACCTGCCGCGTCGAAGGCCTCCAGTTCACCCGGACCCCCGGCGAGTTCGCGCTCCCCCCGCGCGCCCTCCTCGCCGACGCCCGCGAGGTCCGCACCCCGCTCACCCCCGCCTCGGTCCTGGCCTTCCTGACCGCCCTCGCCGACCGCGGCCCCGCCCCCTGGAACCCGGACGCCCCGAAGGACCTCGCCGAGCGCGCGGGCATCGGCACCGCCCAGGCCGCGCTGCTGCTCGCCGGCCTGCCCGGCGTCAACGGCCCCGCCGAGCACTTCCTCCCCGAGCCGGACCGCCGCCTGATCGGCCTGTCCACCGCCGAGGCCGACATGGCCAGGCGCGCGCTGGACAGCACCCCCGACCGGTTCCGCCGCGCCCTGCTCGCCGCCGCCGTCCCCGACGACCCGACCGCCCTGTGGACCACCGGCCAGGACACCGCCGCGATCGCCCGCGCGTGGACGGCCGAGCGGGGGCGCCGCCTCCCGGTGCCCGACGACGTCCTGCTCGACGCCCACCTGGCGTTCGGCGAGCGCTCCACCGACCTGCTCTCCGACCTGGCCAACCCCACGAGCGCCACCTGGCTCACCACCAACCGCCCGCGCCGCCCCCTCGGCGTCCGCGCCACCCGCCCGTCCGCCGGAGCCCTGAACAGCGCCGCGCTGACCAGGGCCGGTCTCACCAGCGCGCCCCCGGCGCCCCCGGCTCCCCAGTCCACCCCCGACGGCTTCACCGCCGACCACCTCGGCCCCGCCCTCGAAGCCCTCACCTGGCTCGCCTACCGCCTCCCGGCCGCCTCCCCGCTGCGCGCGAGCCTGCCCGAGGCGCTCGAACTCCTCCGCGCCCGAGCCGCCCACCCCAAGTTCGACACCCCCTCGGTCCGCTGGCGCGTCGCCGCCCACCTGGAAGCCCTCGCCAAGGACTCCCTCACCGCCGCCTGCGCCGCGCGCGCCGACACCGACCCGGACGCCCACTTCCAGGACCCCGCCACCTCCGCCCCGCACCTGGTCACCGAGGTGTCCGCCACCCTCGGCCTCTCCCACGACGCCGCCGTCCTCTACCTCCAGCTCCTCGCGCTCCCCGACCCCTCGGACGCCAACACCGCCCGCTGGACCGGCTGGAAGCCCGACCGCCTCAAGCGCGCCCGCGCCGAGCTGGCCGCCACCGACCTGGTGGTGACCGCGCGCCGCCCCCGCGCGGGCCGCGCCCTGTTCCTCCCCGGCCCCGTCGTCGACCCCGGCAAGCCGCACCCGCCGCTGGAGACCTGGAAGGCCGACCTGCTCGACCCCGCGCGAGCGGACACCCCCAAGCGCACCGGCGCGCTCGTGCCCGGTGAACCCGTCGCCGACCTGTTCGCCCGCGCCTGGCAGCGCGTGCTGGACGGGGACGCGCCCACCCCAGAACCGCACAGGACCGGAGGACACCGGTGACCGCCACCGCCCCCGCCAGGCAGGTAGAACCAGCCGAGGACGCCCACCGCGAGGAGCTCGCGTTCCTCGCGGCGCACGACGACGGCCTCAGGCCACCCGGCTGGCGGCTCACCCCGCGCGCGGTCGTCACGTTCATCGTGGGCAGCGGCGGCGACGCGCTCGCCCTCCCCAAGGGCGCGAAGGCCGACGGCCTGCCCAAGCGGCTGGTGATCAGCCCGAAGTTCGTCGGCGAGCGCGCCCTCGTGGAGCGGGCCGTGGTCACCCTCGCCGGTGAGCGCGGCCTGCTGCTGGTCGGCGAGCCGGGCACGGCCAAGTCGATGCTGTCCGAGCTGCTCGCCGCCGCCGTCTCCGGCACCAGCCAGCTGACCGTGCAGGGCACCGCGGGCACCACCGAGGACCAGCTGCGCTACGGCTGGAACTACGCGATGCTGCTCGCCGAGGGCCCCAGCCCGCGCGCGCTCGTGCCGTCCCCGGTGCTGTCGGCGATGCGCACCGGCGGCGTGGTCCGCGTCGAGGAGGTCACCCGCTGCCTGCCCGAGGTGCAGGACGCGCTGGTGTCGATCCTGTCCGACCGCCGCATCGCGGTGCCCGAGCTGTCCGGCACCGACGCGGCCACCGTGCACGCCGCCCCCGGTTTCACCGTCATCGCCACCGCGAACCTGCGCGACCGGGGCGTGTCGGAGATGTCCGCCGCCCTCAAGCGCCGCTTCAACTTCGAGGCGGTCGGCCCGATCGGCGACCTGGCCGCCGAGACCGAGCTGGTGCGCAGGCAGGCCAAGTCCGCCCTGGAGCGGGTCGGCGCGCCGTTCGCCGTGGACGACGTGGTGCTGGAGGTGCTGGTCACCGCGTTCCGCGACCTGCGCGACGGCGTGTCCGGCGAGGGCTGGGCGGTCGAGCGGCCGTCCACGGTCATGAGCACCGCCGAGGCGGTGTCGGTGGCGACCGCGCTGGGCCTGGCCGACGCGTACTTCCCGAGCGACCGCGACCCGCTGTCCCTGCTGCCCGGCCACCTGCTGGGCGTGGTGCGCAAGGACGACCCGGCGGACGCGGCGAAGCTGCGCGGCTACTGGGACGGCGCGGTGCGGCGGCGCGCCGAGTCCGGCGCGCGCACCTGGCGACGGCTGTGGGAACTCCGTGACGTCCTCGAAGGCTGATCCGGACCGCGCGGTGGCGGACCGGCTGGCCGACCACCGCGAGCCCGTGCTGATCGGGGTCCGCCACCACTCGCCCGCGCTCGCCGCCGCGATGCCCGCGCTGCTGGAGGCCGCCGACCCCGAGGTCCTGCTGGTGGAGCTGCCGCAGGAGCTGGGGGAGTGGCTGCCGCACCTGGCCGACCCCGACCTGCTCGCGCCGGTCGCCCTGTCCGGGGCGGCCCGCGACGGCGGCTCGCTCGCGTTCTACCCGTTCGCGGACTTCTCCCCGGAGCTGGCCGCGATCCGCTGGGCGCGCCGCAACGGCGTCGAGGTGCGGCCGTGCGACCTGCCCATCGCGCTGCGCGGCGACGGCCACCGGGGTGGGCACGACCACGGCACCCCGCTGGCCGACGCGCTGCGCGGGGTGATCACCGGGCGGGACGGCGACGACCTGTGGGACCGCCTGGTCGAGGCCGCCGCGCCCGGCCAGGCGCCCGAGTCGGTGCGCCGCGCCGCGCTGCTGGTCGGCCTGGCGCTGCGGCGTGACGCGGAGGGCCCGGACGGCGACGGCGTCGACGGGTTCGACCTGCGCCGCGAGGAGTGGATGCGGCACGCCGTCGCCGACGTCGCAGGGCGCCGCTCGGCCGCCGTCATCGGCTCCTTCCACGCCGCCGCCCTGCTGCGCGGCCCGGACGGCGACCGCCCGGCAGGCAGCGGGCCCGAGGTGGTGACCTCGCTGGTGCCGTACGGGTTCGCGCTGCTGGACGAGCGCTCCGGCTACCCGGCGGGCATCCGCGACCCGGAGTGGCAGCAGGCCGTCTACGAGTC encodes:
- a CDS encoding ATP-binding protein, translated to MTATAPARQVEPAEDAHREELAFLAAHDDGLRPPGWRLTPRAVVTFIVGSGGDALALPKGAKADGLPKRLVISPKFVGERALVERAVVTLAGERGLLLVGEPGTAKSMLSELLAAAVSGTSQLTVQGTAGTTEDQLRYGWNYAMLLAEGPSPRALVPSPVLSAMRTGGVVRVEEVTRCLPEVQDALVSILSDRRIAVPELSGTDAATVHAAPGFTVIATANLRDRGVSEMSAALKRRFNFEAVGPIGDLAAETELVRRQAKSALERVGAPFAVDDVVLEVLVTAFRDLRDGVSGEGWAVERPSTVMSTAEAVSVATALGLADAYFPSDRDPLSLLPGHLLGVVRKDDPADAAKLRGYWDGAVRRRAESGARTWRRLWELRDVLEG